Proteins encoded in a region of the Quercus lobata isolate SW786 chromosome 8, ValleyOak3.0 Primary Assembly, whole genome shotgun sequence genome:
- the LOC115958312 gene encoding G-type lectin S-receptor-like serine/threonine-protein kinase At4g27290 isoform X2 produces the protein MLETKPLFVFCLLSFLRLSATIDTIIPSHSIRDGETLVSAGGTFELGFFSPGNSKGRYLGIWYRISTDAVVWVANRETPIANRSGVLKVTNEGDIVLFNNTNSTVWSSNTSRAAASPVVKLLDSGNLVVKDGNDNGSKNLLWQSFDYPCDTLMPGMKLGKNFVTSRDWFLTSWKSTDDPAKGEFSLRIDTHGLPQQVSMKGDKIKARGGPWNGLSFSGYPRLRPNPVFKYEFVMNKTEVYYVYTLVNSSVFSRLVFYPSGVWGRLIWRDQTHSWEIYSTSQVDQCENYAYCGAYATCNANRSPVCACLQGFVSKSPKNWNSVDWSDGCFRRTPLECNRDGFLKFTNVKLPDTSSSWFNITMSLEECEKLCLKNCSCTAYSNLDIREKGSGCLLWFGNLNDIRVDQDGQDIYIRLANSELDNSEKNRHSSKIKQVRIIVGSALLVMGILILGVISYVWKKKISFKGITRKNYNYVGGNENMELPVFDFMTIANATCNFSGNNKLGEGGFGPVYKGTLQEGQVVAVKRLSTNSGQGMNEFKNEVLLIAKLQHRNLVKLLGYSVQENEKMLIYEYMPNKSLDSFIFDHSRSKLLNWHNRIHIIGGIARGLLYLHQDSRLRIIHRDLKASNILLDDTMNPKISDFGLARTFGGDQTEAKTKRIVGTHGYMSPEYAGPGDYGLKIRQWN, from the exons ATGTTAGAAACCAAACCTCTTTTTGTGTTCTGTTTACTATCCTTCTTAAGGCTCTCTGCTACGATAGACACTATCATTCCAAGCCATTCCATCAGAGACGGTGAGACTTTAGTTTCAGCTGGTGGAACCTTTGAACTGGGATTCTTCAGTCCAGGCAATTCAAAAGGCCGATACTTGGGAATATGGTATAGGATATCTACTGACGCAGTTGTATGGGTAGCCAATAGAGAGACTCCAATTGCTAATCGCTCAGGAGTCTTGAAGGTTACAAATGAAGGAGATATTGTTCTTTTTAACAACACAAATAGTACTGTTTGGTCATCCAATACGTCGAGAGCTGCAGCAAGTCCAGTAGTAAAGCTGTTGGATTCAGGAAATCTTGTTGTGAAAGATGGAAATGACAATGGCTCGAAGAACTTACTGTGGCAGAGCTTTGATTATCCTTGCGACACATTGATGCCAGGAATGAAGTTGGGAAAGAACTTTGTAACAAGTCGAGACTGGTTTTTAACATCTTGGAAAAGCACAGACGATCCTGCTAAAGGTGAGTTTTCTTTACGGATAGATACTCATGGGCTACCACAGCAAGTTTCTATGAAGGGAGATAAAATAAAGGCTAGAGGAGGGCCATGGAATGGCCTTAGTTTTTCAGGATATCCTCGTTTAAGACCAAATCCAGTATTCAAGTATGAATTTGTGATGAACAAAACTGAGGTATATTATGTGTATACACTTGTGAATAGTTCAGTCTTTTCAAGACTTGTATTTTACCCATCAGGTGTTTGGGGACGGCTCATATGGAGGGATCAGACACACAGCTGGGAGATCTACTCTACATCCCAGGTAGATCAGTGTGAAAATTATGCCTACTGTGGTGCATATGCTACCTGCAATGCCAATCGCTCTCCAGTATGTGCATGCTTACAAGGATTTGTATCCAAATCTCCAAAAAATTGGAATTCAGTAGATTGGTCTGATGGTTGTTTTCGAAGGACTCCATTGGAATGCAATAGAGATGGCTTCCTGAAATTCACAAATGTGAAATTGCCCGACACATCTTCTTCATGGTTTAATATAACCATGAGCCTCGAGGAATGTGAGAAATTGTGTTTGAAAAACTGTTCTTGCACAGCATATTCAAATTTAGATATCAGGGAAAAAGGAAGTGGCTGCTTGCTTTGGTTCGGTAACCTGAATGATATAAGAGTAGACCAGGACGGCCAAGACATATACATAAGGCTGGCCAATTCAGAACTAG ATAATAGTGAGAAAAACAGGCATTCCagcaaaataaaacaagtaCGAATCATAGTCGGCTCTGCACTACTAGTCATGGGAATTCTTATACTTGGAGTAATATCATATGTGTGGAAGAAGAAAATTAGTTTCAAAG GAATCACAAGGAAAAATTACAACTATGTAGGTGGGAATGAAAACATGGAGTTACCTGTATTTGATTTTATGACCATAGCTAATGCCACCTGTAACTTTTCGGGCAACAACAAATTAGGAGAGGGTGGGTTTGGACCTGTATATAAG gGTACCCTGCAAGAGGGGCAAGTGGTAGCTGTAAAGAGGCTCTCCACCAATTCGGGACAAGGAATGAACGAGttcaaaaatgaagttttattaATTGCCAAACTTCAACACCGCAATCTTGTGAAGCTTCTTGGTTATAGCGTtcaagaaaatgagaaaatgttaATCTATGAATACATGCCTAACAAAAGCTTggactcttttatttttg ATCACTCAAGAAGCAAATTACTGAATTGGCATAACCGCATTCACATTATTGGTGGCATTGCAAGGGGGCTTCTTTATCTTCATCAAGACTCTAGACTTAGAATTATCCACAGAGATCTCAAAGCTAGCAATATTCTGCTAGATGATACCATGAACCCAAAAATCTCGGACTTTGGCTTGGCTAGAACATTTGGGGGAGATCAAACCGAGGCCAAGACCAAAAGAATTGTTGGAACGCA TGGATATATGTCTCCTGAGTATGCGGG GCCTGGAGATTATGGATTGAAGATCAGGCAATGGAACTGA
- the LOC115958312 gene encoding G-type lectin S-receptor-like serine/threonine-protein kinase At4g27290 isoform X3, with translation MLETKPLFVFCLLSFLRLSATIDTIIPSHSIRDGETLVSAGGTFELGFFSPGNSKGRYLGIWYRISTDAVVWVANRETPIANRSGVLKVTNEGDIVLFNNTNSTVWSSNTSRAAASPVVKLLDSGNLVVKDGNDNGSKNLLWQSFDYPCDTLMPGMKLGKNFVTSRDWFLTSWKSTDDPAKGEFSLRIDTHGLPQQVSMKGDKIKARGGPWNGLSFSGYPRLRPNPVFKYEFVMNKTEVYYVYTLVNSSVFSRLVFYPSGVWGRLIWRDQTHSWEIYSTSQVDQCENYAYCGAYATCNANRSPVCACLQGFVSKSPKNWNSVDWSDGCFRRTPLECNRDGFLKFTNVKLPDTSSSWFNITMSLEECEKLCLKNCSCTAYSNLDIREKGSGCLLWFGNLNDIRVDQDGQDIYIRLANSELDNSEKNRHSSKIKQVRIIVGSALLVMGILILGVISYVWKKKISFKGITRKNYNYVGGNENMELPVFDFMTIANATCNFSGNNKLGEGGFGPVYKGTLQEGQVVAVKRLSTNSGQGMNEFKNEVLLIAKLQHRNLVKLLGYSVQENEKMLIYEYMPNKSLDSFIFDHSRSKLLNWHNRIHIIGGIARGLLYLHQDSRLRIIHRDLKASNILLDDTMNPKISDFGLARTFGGDQTEAKTKRIVGTQPGDYGLKIRQWN, from the exons ATGTTAGAAACCAAACCTCTTTTTGTGTTCTGTTTACTATCCTTCTTAAGGCTCTCTGCTACGATAGACACTATCATTCCAAGCCATTCCATCAGAGACGGTGAGACTTTAGTTTCAGCTGGTGGAACCTTTGAACTGGGATTCTTCAGTCCAGGCAATTCAAAAGGCCGATACTTGGGAATATGGTATAGGATATCTACTGACGCAGTTGTATGGGTAGCCAATAGAGAGACTCCAATTGCTAATCGCTCAGGAGTCTTGAAGGTTACAAATGAAGGAGATATTGTTCTTTTTAACAACACAAATAGTACTGTTTGGTCATCCAATACGTCGAGAGCTGCAGCAAGTCCAGTAGTAAAGCTGTTGGATTCAGGAAATCTTGTTGTGAAAGATGGAAATGACAATGGCTCGAAGAACTTACTGTGGCAGAGCTTTGATTATCCTTGCGACACATTGATGCCAGGAATGAAGTTGGGAAAGAACTTTGTAACAAGTCGAGACTGGTTTTTAACATCTTGGAAAAGCACAGACGATCCTGCTAAAGGTGAGTTTTCTTTACGGATAGATACTCATGGGCTACCACAGCAAGTTTCTATGAAGGGAGATAAAATAAAGGCTAGAGGAGGGCCATGGAATGGCCTTAGTTTTTCAGGATATCCTCGTTTAAGACCAAATCCAGTATTCAAGTATGAATTTGTGATGAACAAAACTGAGGTATATTATGTGTATACACTTGTGAATAGTTCAGTCTTTTCAAGACTTGTATTTTACCCATCAGGTGTTTGGGGACGGCTCATATGGAGGGATCAGACACACAGCTGGGAGATCTACTCTACATCCCAGGTAGATCAGTGTGAAAATTATGCCTACTGTGGTGCATATGCTACCTGCAATGCCAATCGCTCTCCAGTATGTGCATGCTTACAAGGATTTGTATCCAAATCTCCAAAAAATTGGAATTCAGTAGATTGGTCTGATGGTTGTTTTCGAAGGACTCCATTGGAATGCAATAGAGATGGCTTCCTGAAATTCACAAATGTGAAATTGCCCGACACATCTTCTTCATGGTTTAATATAACCATGAGCCTCGAGGAATGTGAGAAATTGTGTTTGAAAAACTGTTCTTGCACAGCATATTCAAATTTAGATATCAGGGAAAAAGGAAGTGGCTGCTTGCTTTGGTTCGGTAACCTGAATGATATAAGAGTAGACCAGGACGGCCAAGACATATACATAAGGCTGGCCAATTCAGAACTAG ATAATAGTGAGAAAAACAGGCATTCCagcaaaataaaacaagtaCGAATCATAGTCGGCTCTGCACTACTAGTCATGGGAATTCTTATACTTGGAGTAATATCATATGTGTGGAAGAAGAAAATTAGTTTCAAAG GAATCACAAGGAAAAATTACAACTATGTAGGTGGGAATGAAAACATGGAGTTACCTGTATTTGATTTTATGACCATAGCTAATGCCACCTGTAACTTTTCGGGCAACAACAAATTAGGAGAGGGTGGGTTTGGACCTGTATATAAG gGTACCCTGCAAGAGGGGCAAGTGGTAGCTGTAAAGAGGCTCTCCACCAATTCGGGACAAGGAATGAACGAGttcaaaaatgaagttttattaATTGCCAAACTTCAACACCGCAATCTTGTGAAGCTTCTTGGTTATAGCGTtcaagaaaatgagaaaatgttaATCTATGAATACATGCCTAACAAAAGCTTggactcttttatttttg ATCACTCAAGAAGCAAATTACTGAATTGGCATAACCGCATTCACATTATTGGTGGCATTGCAAGGGGGCTTCTTTATCTTCATCAAGACTCTAGACTTAGAATTATCCACAGAGATCTCAAAGCTAGCAATATTCTGCTAGATGATACCATGAACCCAAAAATCTCGGACTTTGGCTTGGCTAGAACATTTGGGGGAGATCAAACCGAGGCCAAGACCAAAAGAATTGTTGGAACGCA GCCTGGAGATTATGGATTGAAGATCAGGCAATGGAACTGA
- the LOC115958312 gene encoding G-type lectin S-receptor-like serine/threonine-protein kinase At4g27290 isoform X1 yields the protein MLETKPLFVFCLLSFLRLSATIDTIIPSHSIRDGETLVSAGGTFELGFFSPGNSKGRYLGIWYRISTDAVVWVANRETPIANRSGVLKVTNEGDIVLFNNTNSTVWSSNTSRAAASPVVKLLDSGNLVVKDGNDNGSKNLLWQSFDYPCDTLMPGMKLGKNFVTSRDWFLTSWKSTDDPAKGEFSLRIDTHGLPQQVSMKGDKIKARGGPWNGLSFSGYPRLRPNPVFKYEFVMNKTEVYYVYTLVNSSVFSRLVFYPSGVWGRLIWRDQTHSWEIYSTSQVDQCENYAYCGAYATCNANRSPVCACLQGFVSKSPKNWNSVDWSDGCFRRTPLECNRDGFLKFTNVKLPDTSSSWFNITMSLEECEKLCLKNCSCTAYSNLDIREKGSGCLLWFGNLNDIRVDQDGQDIYIRLANSELDNSEKNRHSSKIKQVRIIVGSALLVMGILILGVISYVWKKKISFKGITRKNYNYVGGNENMELPVFDFMTIANATCNFSGNNKLGEGGFGPVYKGTLQEGQVVAVKRLSTNSGQGMNEFKNEVLLIAKLQHRNLVKLLGYSVQENEKMLIYEYMPNKSLDSFIFDHSRSKLLNWHNRIHIIGGIARGLLYLHQDSRLRIIHRDLKASNILLDDTMNPKISDFGLARTFGGDQTEAKTKRIVGTHGYMSPEYAGYGQFSIKSDVFSFGVLVLEIVSGKRNREFCHFDDHLNLLGLAWRLWIEDQAMELIDKSIGDMFTLSDQVLRCIHVGLLCVQQRPEDRPDMSSVVLMLSSESLLPKPRQPGFYSEKARPIADSSSTKHEPVSTNEISMTLLEGR from the exons ATGTTAGAAACCAAACCTCTTTTTGTGTTCTGTTTACTATCCTTCTTAAGGCTCTCTGCTACGATAGACACTATCATTCCAAGCCATTCCATCAGAGACGGTGAGACTTTAGTTTCAGCTGGTGGAACCTTTGAACTGGGATTCTTCAGTCCAGGCAATTCAAAAGGCCGATACTTGGGAATATGGTATAGGATATCTACTGACGCAGTTGTATGGGTAGCCAATAGAGAGACTCCAATTGCTAATCGCTCAGGAGTCTTGAAGGTTACAAATGAAGGAGATATTGTTCTTTTTAACAACACAAATAGTACTGTTTGGTCATCCAATACGTCGAGAGCTGCAGCAAGTCCAGTAGTAAAGCTGTTGGATTCAGGAAATCTTGTTGTGAAAGATGGAAATGACAATGGCTCGAAGAACTTACTGTGGCAGAGCTTTGATTATCCTTGCGACACATTGATGCCAGGAATGAAGTTGGGAAAGAACTTTGTAACAAGTCGAGACTGGTTTTTAACATCTTGGAAAAGCACAGACGATCCTGCTAAAGGTGAGTTTTCTTTACGGATAGATACTCATGGGCTACCACAGCAAGTTTCTATGAAGGGAGATAAAATAAAGGCTAGAGGAGGGCCATGGAATGGCCTTAGTTTTTCAGGATATCCTCGTTTAAGACCAAATCCAGTATTCAAGTATGAATTTGTGATGAACAAAACTGAGGTATATTATGTGTATACACTTGTGAATAGTTCAGTCTTTTCAAGACTTGTATTTTACCCATCAGGTGTTTGGGGACGGCTCATATGGAGGGATCAGACACACAGCTGGGAGATCTACTCTACATCCCAGGTAGATCAGTGTGAAAATTATGCCTACTGTGGTGCATATGCTACCTGCAATGCCAATCGCTCTCCAGTATGTGCATGCTTACAAGGATTTGTATCCAAATCTCCAAAAAATTGGAATTCAGTAGATTGGTCTGATGGTTGTTTTCGAAGGACTCCATTGGAATGCAATAGAGATGGCTTCCTGAAATTCACAAATGTGAAATTGCCCGACACATCTTCTTCATGGTTTAATATAACCATGAGCCTCGAGGAATGTGAGAAATTGTGTTTGAAAAACTGTTCTTGCACAGCATATTCAAATTTAGATATCAGGGAAAAAGGAAGTGGCTGCTTGCTTTGGTTCGGTAACCTGAATGATATAAGAGTAGACCAGGACGGCCAAGACATATACATAAGGCTGGCCAATTCAGAACTAG ATAATAGTGAGAAAAACAGGCATTCCagcaaaataaaacaagtaCGAATCATAGTCGGCTCTGCACTACTAGTCATGGGAATTCTTATACTTGGAGTAATATCATATGTGTGGAAGAAGAAAATTAGTTTCAAAG GAATCACAAGGAAAAATTACAACTATGTAGGTGGGAATGAAAACATGGAGTTACCTGTATTTGATTTTATGACCATAGCTAATGCCACCTGTAACTTTTCGGGCAACAACAAATTAGGAGAGGGTGGGTTTGGACCTGTATATAAG gGTACCCTGCAAGAGGGGCAAGTGGTAGCTGTAAAGAGGCTCTCCACCAATTCGGGACAAGGAATGAACGAGttcaaaaatgaagttttattaATTGCCAAACTTCAACACCGCAATCTTGTGAAGCTTCTTGGTTATAGCGTtcaagaaaatgagaaaatgttaATCTATGAATACATGCCTAACAAAAGCTTggactcttttatttttg ATCACTCAAGAAGCAAATTACTGAATTGGCATAACCGCATTCACATTATTGGTGGCATTGCAAGGGGGCTTCTTTATCTTCATCAAGACTCTAGACTTAGAATTATCCACAGAGATCTCAAAGCTAGCAATATTCTGCTAGATGATACCATGAACCCAAAAATCTCGGACTTTGGCTTGGCTAGAACATTTGGGGGAGATCAAACCGAGGCCAAGACCAAAAGAATTGTTGGAACGCA TGGATATATGTCTCCTGAGTATGCGGGATATGGACAATTCTCTATCAAATCTGACGTCTTTAGCTTTGGAGTTTTAGTGTTAGAGATAGTGAGTGGGAAAAGGAACAGGGAATTTTGCCACTTTGATGACCACCTTAATCTTCTTGGACTT GCCTGGAGATTATGGATTGAAGATCAGGCAATGGAACTGATTGATAAATCTATAGGCGACATGTTCACATTATCTGATCAAGTGCTACGCTGCATTCATGTGGGCTTGTTATGTGTGCAACAAAGACCGGAAGATAGGCCAGACATGTCATCTGTGGTTCTGATGTTAAGCAGTGAGAGTTTATTGCCTAAGCCCAGGCAGCCTGGTTTTTATTCGGAAAAGGCTCGACCTATAGCAGATTCTTCATCAACGAAGCATGAGCCAGTTTCAACCAATGAAATTTCCATGACATTATTAGAGGGACGGTAA